The Diachasmimorpha longicaudata isolate KC_UGA_2023 chromosome 14, iyDiaLong2, whole genome shotgun sequence genome includes a region encoding these proteins:
- the LOC135169399 gene encoding UNC93-like protein: MTSHTTGSPRRIFEKSERWRILKNILMIGIAFMIQFTAFMGASNLQSSINADDSLGTSTLAAIYGSLIFSNVFLPVLMISFLGCKWTISVSFMAYIPFIAAQFYPRFYTMIPAGLAVGLGGGPLWCAKCTYLTVVSEAYATISELGADVIVTRFFGLFFMFYQMAQVWGNLISSAVLSYGMEATPVALALNSTIVAETCGANFCNTKATENPNLTPPPVERIHLISGIYLGCMVLASLIVALGVDSLSRYDRGRTGSATGQSGFKLLVVTLKLLKEKRQLLILPITMFIGAEQAFLFADYNASFVSCAWGISNIGYVMICYGVANAIAALATGSIVKLTGRIPVVIFAFILHLAIIIALLYWRPSPDQGIVFFLMSGLWGICDAIWLVQVNALSGILFPGMEEAAYSNFRLWEATGSVLAYAYSPYLCTSTKLYALLIILAVGVIGYTIIEVTGTIKKITLIDPKTDFELVANTDQTTKES; encoded by the exons ATGACCAGTCACACGACAGGAAGTCCTCGCaggattttcgaaaaatccGAGAGATGGAGAATACTCAAGAACATATTGATGATCGGAATTGCATTCATGATCCAGTTTACAGCGTTCATGGGTGCCAGTAATCTTCAGAGCTCGATAAATGCCGACGACTCTCTTGGCACATCCACCCTCGCTGCCATCTACGGAAGTCTCATCTTTAGTAATGTTTTCTTACCCGTCTTGATGATAAG ctttcTGGGATGCAAATGGACGATATCAGTGTCGTTCATGGCGTACATACCCTTTATCGCAGCTCAATTCTACCCCCGATTTTACACGATGATTCCGGCTGGATTGGCTGTGGGATTGGGGGGTGGGCCTTTGTGGTGTGCCAAGTGTACATACCTGACAGTTGTCAGTGAAGCTTACGCAACGATTTCTGAACTGGGGGCTGATGTCATTGTCACCAGATTCTTTGGATTATTCTTCATGTTCTATCAGATGGCACAAGTTTGGGGAAATCTCATTTCGTCGGCAG TATTATCTTACGGTATGGAAGCAACTCCAGTGGCACTAGCTCTGAATAGCACAATAGTCGCTGAAACATGCGGTGCAAATTTCTGCAATACCAAGGCAACAGAGAACCCGAACCTGACACCGCCCCCAGTGGAAAGGATTCACTTGATATCAGGAATTTATCTCGGTTGTATGGTCCTGGCATCTTTGATTGTTGCTCTTGGAGTGGATTCTCTGTCAAG ATATGACAGGGGGAGAACAGGATCTGCCACGGGCCAATCGGGTTTTAAATTACTGGTAGTTACTTTGAAGCTGTTGAAGGAAAAACGTCAACTGCTCATACTACCGATCACGATGTTTATCGGTGCTGAACAGGCCTTTCTATTTGCTGATTATAATGCT tCGTTCGTATCATGCGCCTGGGGAATCAGCAACATCGGTTACGTTATGATCTGCTACGGTGTAGCAAATGCAATAGCAGCTCTAGCAACTGGCTCCATTGTCAAATTAACAGGCAGAATACCTGTTGTGATTTTCGCTTTTATACTGCATCTGGCTATCATCATAGCACTGCTGTACTGGAGACCAAGCCCAGACCAGGGTATCGTGTTTTTCCTAATGTCCGGACTCTGGGGTATTTGCGATGCTATCTGGCTGGTGCAAGTTAATG CTCTGAGTGGAATTTTATTTCCGGGAATGGAGGAAGCAGCGTACTCAAATTTTCGATTATGGGAAGCAACAGGTTCCGTCCTTGCTTACGCCTACAGCCCCTACCTCTGCACGAGTACAAAGCTCTATGCTCTCCTGATAATTCTTGCAGTAGGTGTGATTGGATACACCATTATCGAGGTGACGGGAACTATCAAGAAAATTACCCTGATCGATCCAAAAACTGACTTCGAACTAGTGGCAAATACTGATCAAACCACCAAGGAATCGTAA